The Astatotilapia calliptera chromosome 22, fAstCal1.2, whole genome shotgun sequence region AAACAGTCTCCACTGTCTGTAATTAACTGGGTTTGTGTGTAtgcaagcatgtgtgtgtgtgtgtgtgtgtgtgtgtgtgtgtgtgtgtgtttgagtttagttgtgtgtgtgtgtttgagtttagctgtgtgtgtctgtgtgtgtgtgtgtgtgtgtgtgcacatgtgtgtgtgtgtgtatttgagtttagttgtgtgtgtgtgtttgagtttagctgtgtgtgtctgtgtgtgtgtgtgtgtgtgtgtgtgtgcacatgtgtgtgtgtgtgcacatgtgtgtgtgtatttgagtttagttgtgtgtgtgtgtgtgtgtgtgtgtgtgtgtgtgtgtgtgtgtgtgtgtgtgtgtgtgtgtgtctataataTAACAGACTTGTAATACACTTGCTCAAACTGATGATTGGTCCTTCTTGATCATCGATCAATGATGTCTGGGATTTTCGAATTAAGTCCGATAAGCATAAATCCAAGACATAAGGCATCGTGCGCTGGTCTGTGATCAGGGCTTGTAGCTGTGTTTGATTGAGGTAGACGGGGTTCCTTATTGATTGCTGTTGAGGCAACAGAAGGCTGACAAAAGATATTGATCGGTTTTTTAACCTGCTGTCCTGGTGACAGAATTCACTCAACCCAATCTCAAATACAAGATAGACTCCACAATATTAGAGTCTACAAAGATTTTTCCATGAAGTGTGTTAGAAGCATCAGAGTTTACCTGCCACTCCACACTCTGCTGTTAGCAAGTGTGACCACCTACAGAAAAGAAcaggttttggcagtttgctcaTCTAGAGCATTCAGGTAACTACTAAAACAATTCCACAGGTTCCCAAGAGCCAAGGTCTCAACAAATTCACCCCATCGTCAAACTACGCAATATTCAGAAAATGCCAAAAATCCAAGACcaacatctcagactctacaggcttcAGTTAGCATGTTCATAGCAGTAGAATTAGAAAGAAACTGAACAACTATCGCTTGTTTGTAAGCGTTGCCAGAAGAAAGCCTCTAAAATAACATGACAGCATGGCTTAGACTTAGGAACAAACCTCAACACCACAAGAACTTTGCAAAGCAGCGATGTCAGGAGATAAAGCACCTtgtttggagaaaaccaaacacagcagggCAGTACAAATGCTGCATAGCAACTGTCGAGGACAGCAGTGGAGCAGTGATGATTTGGACTCGTTTAGCAGCCACAGATCCTGAATACGTTATAGTCTCTGAGCTGACCATGAACGTCTCTGTATACAAAAGTATTCCAGACTCAAGCTAAAGCTAAGGCCTTGGGGGGAGTGGTGCCTGATCAAAATCTAGACCTCAACTCAGTgtcagagctgtgcatgaaaacTTCCCTGCAAATCTCAACAAAGTGAAGAAATATTATAAAGAAGATGGGCCAGCGACAGACGTGCCCACTGCTGAGTCATGGGGGGTGTAGTTTTTAACAGGACTACAACGAGTCATGTTACATCATTCTGTAGTGTGTATTTTATGCAAATGCACACATTCattcatatatgtgtgtgtgtgagtgtgtatacaATTATCTTTTTACTACTGTGCAAAGAATAGTACATTGccccaattttaattaatatctaataaaaaatgaatgtgtttggACAAACATTGTGAATGGCAGTCGTCAAATTTACTTGACATTCGTTTgccttatttttaaaatgaaaacaaatccagttgtctccttcttttctctctagGGTACATACCAAGTTACCTGGACAAGGATGAGCTATGCGTAGTGTGTGGGGACAAAGCTACAGGCTACCACTATCGCTGTATTACCTGTGAAGGTTGCAAGGTAAACCATGTGACCACATGGCCTCAGCCTTCGCCGTCTCCCTGTTCTGATCACGTCGCCTTCTGTTTTCTAGGGATTCTTCAGGCGGACAATCCAGAAGAATCTCAATCCAACTTACGCCTGTAAGTACGAGGGCAAATGTGTTATTGACAAAGTGACCAGGAACCAGTGCCAGGAATGTCGCTTCAAGAAGTGCATTGCAGTGGGAATGGCAACAGACTGTAAGTGGCCTCAGTAACAGGATATTTGACTCTTGTCTTTATAGCTTTTATGTCACTTTTGCATTTCTGCTGTTCTTcaattggaaaaaaagaattctgacatttatttacaaaaacaatgCCATTTATAAAGAAAGTGCAGAATTAGTAACAAAATCAACAAAGAAAAGTTGGATTTAAAGAAAGTTCATCAGGGTTTGTCATCACCTGAAATATATTTACTCCAAATAAAAGCAGTGATGATTTTTCACCACATGGAAAAACAAATAATGGTCTCCATATTCACGTTTTGTTTGATTGTGCCTTTCACATTTTTCATACAATGGaaagtttgttttcatgtgtggGTCATTTGACTCTTAAAGCCTCCTGCTACATTGTATCTGCATCATTTTCTGAACGTCCAAAACATAAAACGGttcaaaacacaagaacaatCATGAAGCATGAACAAGTGTCACCTCAGCgggatgtcatgttctgtgttggAACAACTCTGCACCTCAGCGAGTCATCATTTTATGCCCCCCTAccctcccccctcctctccctctttccttttccttcccGTCCACTCTCTTGGCCTCCCTTGGCCCCCTGCTGACCCCCTTTATTTGCCCCAGTGGTGTTGGATGACAGCAAGCGGCTTGCCAAGCGGAAGCTAATCGAGGAGAACCGGGAGCGCCGTCGGAGGGAGGAACTGCAGAAGACGGCGTGGGACCGACTGGAGCCCACCCAAGAGGAGTGGGACCTCATCCGTATGGTGACCGAAGCCCATATGGCCACAAACGCCCAGGGCAACCACTGGAAGCAGAAGCGGAAATTCCTGGTGAGacatcgtcctcctcctccttccctcctcACCAAAGCCTTGATTGTATCGATTACTGTGCCCTGTTCAAACCACCAACCCCCCTGACCCCCACCTACCTCCCCCTCCCGCCCATCTCAGCCCGCTTCCAACCCGTCCCAGCCCCCTTCCGCTTCATGTCCccgtctcctcctcttccaccacCATTGTTCCACTGTTCCCTATGTTAATATGTCCATGTGTTTTTTTGTATCTCCTTGTAGAGTGGGGAGAATTAGCTGGACGATGGAGAAAAGTGTTTCCTCAACGCAGCAGCACTAATTTATATTGGAACATCTTACTCTTGTCTTATGTTTTGCCGAGCAGCAACTTTTAATTGCTAATACTAATGACTTGCTTTTTTTCGTGCTGTTTaattttcctctctttctgtttGTAGCTTTTGATTTCACACCTCACTCTGTTTTTGACtaattttgctttttctgttaAGTTTGATTACTCTGTCCGGACTGAgagtctgtcagctgtttgttgGCGTTATACTGAGTTTCTATGGCACGATTAAAGGGAACGCTCATTAATCGCAGAATTATTTGATCGGCGGGGTTTGGCAAAAAAAGAAGGCTTATTTTTCAGGATACTGGGGAAACGGGGGGGAAAGACTTTCCCTGCAGCAACATGAACACAGCCTAATCTGTCTGCAAACTTTCATGGCCGCATCTGTTGTTTTTCATGCAATTTGTTTCAAAAAGTGTTGAAAACGTGACCAAAGATTTGATTGAGGTCTCATACAAAGATCCGATGAAGAGCGTTCCCGAGGACCCGTTTGATCCGTGGTCCCGAGTCTTGCTGTGGAAACTCGTGTCCTATTTCTGTCTTTACCTGTTTTCTGTCTGCGCACTCTTTCATCTGTCTTcagttttaacttgttttattttagttggcTTGACACGGGTTCTTCATTGAAACTTCACGATTCCTGTTGATTATCCAACAGGTCGAGGAAGCAATGCTTCTTAATGAAATAACATGTAATTTATTCTATACTTCTGACCAGAGTGCAGCGGGGGTGAAGGAAGCTAAGGTAAGACACACAGATACACGGTTCAGTTGAGCCTAACGACGGGTTTTCAGCCATTTACATGTAAAACGATGGATAAATAACAAATGATGCGATGAAACCAGCTGATGTCCACTCCTCGTTCTTTCAGCCTGAGGATATTGGTCAAGCGTCCACGGATAATGCACCTGAAGGAAGTAAAGTGGACATAGAAGCCTTCAGTCAGTTTACAAAAATTATCACCCCTGCCATAACCCGAGTGGTGGACTTTGCCAAAAAACTGCCTATGTTCTGTGAGGTAGGTTTGTTTGAGTGGAAAGGGTGACTGTGAATGTGTCACTGAGTGGTTAAAGCTGTATATTCAGATTGAATATGAATCTTTCACAGTCTTTGACATAATGGAAGTTCCACCTGTCCCTAAATAAGCCATTCTTCTCTTTAACCCAGCTGCCTTGTGAAGACCAGATCATCCTGTTGAAAGGCTGTTGCATGGAGATCATGTCGCTGCGGGCTGCTGTTCGCTACGATCCAGAGAGCGAGACCCTCACACTCAACGGCGAGATGGCAGTGACACGAGGTCAGCTCAAGAACGGAGGCTTGGGCGTCGTCTCAGACGCCATCTTTGACCTTGGCGTGTCGCTGTCCTCCTTTAACTTGGATGACTCTGAGGTGGCTCTTCTGCAAGCTGTTATCCTGCTTTCATCCGGTAATCGCCTAGAGTGCACACTTATCCGAGTACATAAGAGGTTATTAAAGGGTTTTCTTTCTCGCTCTTCTAGGTCTCGCTCTGTTTTAGCACAGCGGCGTTACTGCGTTCTTATTACACCGTTGGTAACGTCGGCTTACAGGGAACAGATTTTTAGGAAGTACAGCAGCGTGAATCTGCAGCTGCACAGCTTGTGTGAATACTTGGTTTTGACATGAAATCTATATCAAACCACAGTTTAATCAATTAATCACCGTAATCATTGTGAGGAGCTTTGGCCTGTTAGCTTGTTTCTGGCTCCACtggcatttctctgtaatactCTCATTGAAGATCAATACTCGTGTGCTTTATGGTGCAGACCCATCTGTCCTGACACTTTACAGTATCCACTGACGGTTAGATAACACTGCTATTGGGGCAACGAATCGCTTTGGGATAGAAAGTtaattatttgtgtttattgatcatctttaaattttaaattttttttgtttcgtaCTATTtgtaccaaaaaagaaaaataattgtgAGTACTGCAATAAATAATAACTGACACTGTAGTGTATCCACAGCTGCGCCTGTGTTTAACTCATTTTCAGTCAGAAATGACATAAGAGTCATTCAAGGCATGAACACAATGTATTTGTACTGGATCTTTATTTTGGACATGTTTAAATAGTATAAGAacaacaagagagaaaaaacagacaaacaaacaaaacaataataattataaataactTACATGTTCAGAAACGAGCAGCATGAGCTCATTTAATCCAACCTCCTGTTCATGCCGTCTCCATCACAAGTTCTTCATTATAATTTCTTACATGTAACACGTATAACGATATATATGTTTACAGATATATCTACTTATATAAACCACACACCTGATCAGAGCCCTACCTCCACCACATTTGTTCCAAATCATCCCAAATAATACAGGAATTGACAAATACAGCAACCAGGTGATTCTCCATAAAAAGCTTTTGACTGAAACTGTGCGCGGTGTGCAGCGTGTCCTTAAAAACAacgaggacaaaagaagaagaacagtaTTTGACAGTTGTGTTAAGGCTGCTTCCTCATGCACAGGGCTTCAtcacagaagaagaagccaTGCCTAAGTGAGGGAAACAGGAGGAATAGGCTCAGATATGCCAAATACACAATAACTGGGTGGAAGGAGGTGAGGGAGCATCCACACAGCAGCCAGTGGTGCTGGAGATCCAGTTAAGTCAGATTTGGATCCAACTGGGATGATCTTCATATTCCAgtatgacagtgatcccaaacacataaTCAAATCAGTCATAGATAGACCCTTGTGAGTTGTAATTAAGCTATTGTAAGCCATCCTTCCTATTAGCAAAGGAAGACCAAAGGTTATCAGGGTTCTCTCAGCACTGTTCCTCAGGGACAAACGCTTTACAGCTCTGCAGGACGCTGCATAACAACACTGTTGGTGTGCTTGTGTCTTCAGATCGTCCAGGCCTAACTAGTGTGGAGCGAATCGAGCGTTGCCAAGAGGAGTTCCTGTTGGCCTTTGAACATTATATCAACTACCGCAAACACAAAGTGGCACATTTCTGGCCCAAGCTGCTAATGAAGGTGACAGACCTGCGGATGATCGGCACCTGCCACGCCAGCCGATTCCTCCACATGAAAGTGGAGTGTCCCACCGAGCTGTTCCCTCCTCTGTTTCTGGAGGTCTTCGAGGACTGACCAGtggatttctgtgtgtgtgtgcgtgcgtgtgtgtgcgcctggGCACCCTGGTGGTCTCGGGGTGGAACCAGCAGAAAGCCCGTCACAACGAACCTTCTAACAGCACTACTGAGTGTCACTTCATTCCACCTTAGAGTAGCTCTCTGGTCTATTTTTGGATGAAACCATTCCTGACAGTGCGGGTACATGTGAATagctttttgacttttctggTTTGTTCTGTTATTGTTGTCATGGATATAACATCTCACCTCAGATTTGACTctaggttttttgttttcattattgcATCATGGTAATCTTATCAACACTTGTTTGTTCGTTAGAAGCCAAGCACATGTTGTATATTCCTTCCTTTATGTTGAAATACTCGGCTGCTCGCCTCATCCACGACACGAGACGCCGTCAGCAAACCCGCTCCACTTTACCGCATTAATATATCAACCTTCGTCCATCTGGTGAGTGTCCAGTCTGTCCGGTGCCTCGCCATCCTACTGTGACCGTTAAAAACGCGTACTCTAACGGACGGCAGCTCGCAGGTGTCTGCAAGTCTCTCGGCAGCCGCACATTACGAGGTTAAGTTGCAACGCTGCATTCCAGAGCTGTCGGAAAAACAAACGTCAGCTCGAGACACGCTCCGAGCGAGAAACCTGAGCAGGATTTTGCAATATTAAAGGGGACCTGTGTGTCTTTTCTCAGTTGATGTTGCAATGCTGATTGTTCCTATTAAACATGACCAAAGTTTCAAATCATTTactaaatatatgtaaaaacaatCCCAGCACTTGGACTGCTATTAAATCGAGGTTTCCAAAGGTTTTTCTCGCACCTTCTGTGACACTCGTTTGCTGCAGGCGGTAGAGCTCGTCCTGAGCCAGGCTTCCCGAAGCCGTCCTATTGGAAGAAAGTGGCTCGTTAGGTAAGGCGAACCTTAACGAGGCAGCGCTAAACAGGATGCTTTTAGTCAAAGGATAAACCGATAGTCTGCATGACGCACAAATCTAAGGACACTAGTCTGTTGGAGTGTCTCTACTAGAGTAATGAGTCCCCTCAAACTTCACACGGTGGCAGTGCACACTGCAAACACAACTTCTCTCTggcccttcacacacacacacacacacacacgctgggCTTTCAGCTAACAGTAAGTCTACTTACTCAACCCTTAAAATGATATGTGGCATTTTGCAGGATATTGCATAAATACTGTTGCACTACAGCAGCATATATGGGCCAGCGAAATAGTCAAAGGTCAGCTCTCTGTTTATGAGCAGGAAGCATCTTTGTGTCTGGCTGAAAGCAAAGAGTGTTTATGAAATCAGAGTGTGGACACTAATAAACTGAGAGAGTGTCTCTCGCTTGTTGTTAATTGCCTTTGGACTTATTGTCAGACAGCATGATATGACCGGTGCTTTGATACTTTATAGACTAATGATTAATTAGCACAACCTCAAAGCATTTCATATGCAACTCTGACAGATTAACTGAAAATGCAGAGGTTCTGTGCGTTCAAACCTGTACAGTGCAAAAAATCTTGCTCGagtttctgtttgtctttatttcgacaagaaacaaaacaacgaaacaacaaaaccaaaactgcGATGTAGACGTGAGCGACAGTGAATGGAATGCAGAAGCAGCATTAAAATGAGCCGCTCGTCGTGCCGGAGACTCGTCACACGGTGGCACTGAGGCCAGGATCGTCTGTGTGTCACAGTACTGCATGTTGTGCCAAAACCAGGTGAACAATGCCCTCACTGCATCCTCCCTCCACTTCCTTAGTTGAGTATAAATTGGCTCCCTGTCGGTCCACACACAGGCTGTCCtatttgctgtgtttcagtctgCGGTTGGAACTTCAACTATAAGACCAGCATTagatttcagtgtttcatctcAGCCATGTTGCCTCAAAGTCAAATAATTAGTCagcattttttctgtttgtttagtgTCTCCGTGAGTGGACGTGGGCTTTCTATTAAAACAGTGAAGTCATGGTGCTATGGTGAGTTGGGGCTATGGCTGATTGAAGCGTATTGTTATTTACATGTCTGAATAAGAGCAGGATGGCATGCATATAGTACagtaacacacatgcacatatacaGAATGTACAGTACATCTGTGCAGCTGTTGTGCAGCAACTGATCAGCCACAACAATAAGACTGGCACAGATGCTGGGTCCCACTCGGGTACTGGCAGTGGTTTTTGGAGTGGGCCTCTGTCTGCCTCGGTTGGAGGGTTGGTAAATGGGAGAGTTTACCAGCAGAGAAGACCAGTGTTCACCTGTAACTGGTTTTAGTGATGTGGCTGATTGGTGTATCGCTCACACAGATAACACATGGGTCCGACTCCACGACTGTGACCGACCTGTGGCATTCGGAGGCCAAGTAAACTGTATGCTTCGCCATCACCAAGGTACACTGACGAGGCTGGTGAGATTGTGAAAAGTAGAGCTCTTTGTTCTTTAGcctctggttttgttttttttcttgaaaaagcCTCGGTATGGTATTGCCGTTTGCAATCTGACAGACCTCGGCTCTTTATATTTCGCTTTTTCGAGCTTCACACTACTCCTCAAAGcagcttgtattttattttgtttcttctcaTTTCTGTGAAGTGATGCCTTTTTATCAAAGCAATAGAATTGCTGCAGTGTTTGAATGACCCGGACCTCACACATATACACCTCGCAAACTGTACAGATTCAGATAAATGCACAGACAATCAGAGGGAGAGGCACCCGAGCTCAGGCTGGTCCCCGTCGACATGAAGGGCCGGGCCGGGCCCCGCTGAGACGGAGCCATTCAGAAACGTAACAGTTGGCCACGTTTACATGCACCCCTGCGTCTGCAGCCAACGAAAGACTTTGTTATGTGAAGAAGCCTTCGACGAAAGCTGTCAGAACGCGCATCCAACATCAACGAGCTAGACTCATTAACGTAACATCACCTGTGTTTCTAATGAAATAAATGTCTTCATGTCTCAGTAGCAGGGGCTggctgcacaaacacatcagaaGTTGGCTGACTATCTAATGTTCAACCCAACAGTCCCAGGATCTCAGCTCAGGACTTCAATGTCCCTTTGGTGTGCTTCTGTTGGTTAGAACATGTAGATTGAACAAAGTCATGTAAAAAGCATCATTTTTATGCGGTAAACATGGTTTGTTGTTGCACGTTCCCGGTTCTTAGGCTctctttcacgtctttttttaaCTAAAGACTTTTAGTCTAGTCTCAGGAATTTGGCAGTGTAACTTTTCAGACATTCAGCTAAAGTAGCAGCAACTATTGTTTGCAGCccgaaaaacaaaaagctgtgtTTGCTCTTGATTTGGCCTGCCAGTCCTCCACCAGGATAGTTGTTGGGCTGTAATTAGCCGCTACCTCATGAGCGGGGAATTTTGGCCTGGGAATCAAAACTGGAACTTTGTTACTGCTGTCAAATGTAATAACAGTTCCCGAGTTTGtgcagatgattctgttttCCTGTGCAGGTAAAGAGACACTAAGAAAGCTGCACAGATTTTAACCACTGAAAGTCCAAAATTGGGTGATTAACAgctttatgtgtaatgtgtttttgtagCGTGCAGTAGATTGAACAAAGGTTTCTTTAACAGGCTGATGATATTTCTGTGAAACCACACCCCCTCTCTGAAGCTGCCCGACAGCGCAGTCATTCTCTTTGTGGCTTCATGTTCAGGATGCTCATCATAAGCATAAAATGAGCCACTGTGTGATCAGGACAGTGACAGCCGTCAGTTTCTTTCACATCAGCCCGTGTTCCTCCTTACTTTCTAGTTTGTTGCATTTTTCAATTTGCTGACTTCAGCTACAACGAGGGGATTACTGAGACCACCTCCCTCATGCTAAACATACAGTTTGAATATTGCCCGATGGTTTATAGGTCAGTGTGGAGTAGCTtaacacaaagaagaagaagagatgaaAGTCAGAGCGTTGCAGGCTTACTCGTTGGAGGCAAAACATAAAGGCAAGGGtggctcaaaacttttgcacagtactgtatctaAAGCCTAGCCCTGtgattggatggatggagccaGCCTGTCTGTGCAGCCAGCCCCGTTGTCAGAGAATGAACTTGAAGGTAGAGACGTCTCACAGTTATCATAAAAGTCACATAGATACTGTAAAACTAATGCAGGTCACAGTTAAAGAACTgctgaaaaacacaataatcAATAATCATGAAGAAGAACCAGTGTGAAACAGTGACCTGGATAAAAACAATGAGGAGGGCATTATTTGGtttctgtaaaaaaatatataaataacctGTCAGTAATACTTTCACTCATAAATGTAATAAAGTCGAGCAGTTCATAACAATAAACCTGTCAGTTTTATGGTTGAGGCAAATGATGGCCTTGATGTAGTAATATATCATCAAACCTGTAAAGTTATTTCAGTCTGTGGGCGCTCTAATATGAATCCTGAAAGTTTAGCTTAAAAAGCTGGAGAGCAGCCGGGCTCTTTGACAGCTCCTACCCACGTTCCTCTGGGTTCTCCCGATGACTTTGTTGGCATGTTGATCAGTTATCTGAGCGTTTTACTGAAAAAAGCACTGAAGAGGAAGTGAAACCAAAACAAGGAGTTAAAACTTGCAAAGATCTGCAACAGTCAAATAGTTCACAGCAGGATGATGAATGCAGCTTTAATCCAAAATAATCGACATGTTTTTTTACACTTTGATACAtagtttcacttttctttttttccttttttgcggGACGGCTATAAATTGGGTATCTTGTATCCTGGCTGTGTTCACTGAGCACATACGCAGAGCTGTGGTGCACGTAAACGTCGTCATTGCTCACCGCTGGTTAGGAACATGTTCATTTTACCTGAGGAGGTGAATGTTGGCCGTGATATCTCCCGTGAGTTGTTGCTCGTAAGGTTTCTCAGTTACAACCAATAGCAAGAGTTGCGCCATAGAGAAGCTATTTTACAGTACAAAGGAAAAGGATGTATATTTTCagactgcagattttttttacggatgttagcataatatgaaCATATTGTTTTTGCATAGTGTTAAAAAGATACAGTGTTGCTCTCAAATGTATTTCCACATCTGATGGAGacgtatttaaaaaaacaaatgataaaaacagttaaattagcTGGATTCATGTCCAAAAGAAACCACACATGAGCACGTTTAGGGACAGCGTGGTCAGAAGGAGGCGGTCATCCACAGTCGGCACAGATTTCTCTTCTCTccttgtgtgtttgagtgtcttCTTGTTTAAGTCATCTGTTTAATGCAAACCGGGAATTCGACCAGGAGGTGCAGAGAGATGTGAAAGTGAATCTGtggcagaaaaaaaggaagaacaaaGAATATTGTGTTCCTCAAACGGCTGTTGGACATTTTCAGCTTGGAGGACTGATGATTTTGATTTTGCCTGATGGGGGATGATTGCAGAATTTGTGATTTGGGTCTTAAGAATAAAGATGGTTTTGAGAGAATTTGATTTGGTGTCTTCACTTATTCAGACTTTGTAGGTGCTCTGTATGGCTGTTTGAATGGTTCACTGTGCACCCATTTTATGAAACACAGGTTAAtgtgcagtgctgtgcaaaagacttgagccCACCTcgttctttgtattttgctttaattttgctccgtgaatcgctaccttatcgtggtggaggggtttgtgtgtcccagggatcccaggggctatgttgtctgggggcttttgccccctggtagggtctcccatggcaaattggtcctgtgagcgattcagaagacccttatgaagagAACATCAAGGGAACAGTTTActctgcccgggatagggttaccggggccccgccctggagccaggcccggggagggtgcccgagggtgagcgtctggtggccgggcacagcctgaagaggagacatgggcccattctcccgcaggcccaccacccacaggaggcgccataggggtcaggcgcattgtgtgccgggtggcggccaggagcggaggccctggcggactgatccccggctaccaagactggcaatagggacatggaatgtcacctctctggtgggcaaggagcctgagttagagcgtgaggttgagaggtaccggctagatatagtcaggctcacctctacgcatggcttgggctctggaaccagtctcctggagcggggctggactctgtctcagtctggagttgcccctggtgagaggcggcgggctggggtgggtattctaatatcccctcggcttgctgccggtacgttggggtttttcccggtggataAGAGGGTTttttccctgcgccttagggtcggggaacgggtcctgactgtcatctgcgcttatgcgccgagtggcagttcagagtacccagccttcttagagtccctgtggggggtgctggaaggtgctccacctggagactctgttgtcctgctgggagacttcaatgctcacgtgggtaacgacagcgagacctggaggggcgtgattgggaggaacggcctccctgatctgaacccaagcggtgttttgttattggacttctgtgcaaatcacagtttgaCCATAGCgaacaccttgttcgaacataagagtgtccagaAGTgtacgtggcaccaggacgctctaggccgcaggtcgatgatcgattttgtaatcgtatcaccagacctgtcaccatatgttctggacactcgggtaaagagaggggctgagctgtcaactgatcaccacctggtggtgagttggatcaggtggcggggggaggacgctggacagacccggtgcacctaaacgcgtagtgagggtgtgctgggaacatctagcagaggccccagtccgcgagatcttcaacgcacacctccggcagagcttcaacagcatttcgaggga contains the following coding sequences:
- the thrb gene encoding thyroid hormone receptor beta isoform X4, coding for MSEPAEKCSPRWKDEAIQNGYIPSYLDKDELCVVCGDKATGYHYRCITCEGCKGFFRRTIQKNLNPTYACKYEGKCVIDKVTRNQCQECRFKKCIAVGMATDLVLDDSKRLAKRKLIEENRERRRREELQKTAWDRLEPTQEEWDLIRMVTEAHMATNAQGNHWKQKRKFLSAAGVKEAKPEDIGQASTDNAPEGSKVDIEAFSQFTKIITPAITRVVDFAKKLPMFCELPCEDQIILLKGCCMEIMSLRAAVRYDPESETLTLNGEMAVTRGQLKNGGLGVVSDAIFDLGVSLSSFNLDDSEVALLQAVILLSSDRPGLTSVERIERCQEEFLLAFEHYINYRKHKVAHFWPKLLMKVTDLRMIGTCHASRFLHMKVECPTELFPPLFLEVFED
- the thrb gene encoding thyroid hormone receptor beta isoform X3 — protein: MSEPAEKCSPRWKDEAIQNGYIPSYLDKDELCVVCGDKATGYHYRCITCEGCKGFFRRTIQKNLNPTYACKYEGKCVIDKVTRNQCQECRFKKCIAVGMATDLVLDDSKRLAKRKLIEENRERRRREELQKTAWDRLEPTQEEWDLIRMVTEAHMATNAQGNHWKQKRKFLVEEAMLLNEITCNLFYTSDQSAAGVKEAKPEDIGQASTDNAPEGSKVDIEAFSQFTKIITPAITRVVDFAKKLPMFCELPCEDQIILLKGCCMEIMSLRAAVRYDPESETLTLNGEMAVTRGQLKNGGLGVVSDAIFDLGVSLSSFNLDDSEVALLQAVILLSSDRPGLTSVERIERCQEEFLLAFEHYINYRKHKVAHFWPKLLMKVTDLRMIGTCHASRFLHMKVECPTELFPPLFLEVFED
- the thrb gene encoding thyroid hormone receptor beta isoform X1 codes for the protein MNYCIPDMYEMPHTGVGSYSVQGGGEYCMYSDEGSGYGNCEPQPLHHPPCMEQAWSPSQHYSCSYAAGPSVFKSEFCSMEVPLSHFHQPEYFPEIKPEFSHLRWMQSAHRKGYIPSYLDKDELCVVCGDKATGYHYRCITCEGCKGFFRRTIQKNLNPTYACKYEGKCVIDKVTRNQCQECRFKKCIAVGMATDLVLDDSKRLAKRKLIEENRERRRREELQKTAWDRLEPTQEEWDLIRMVTEAHMATNAQGNHWKQKRKFLVEEAMLLNEITCNLFYTSDQSAAGVKEAKPEDIGQASTDNAPEGSKVDIEAFSQFTKIITPAITRVVDFAKKLPMFCELPCEDQIILLKGCCMEIMSLRAAVRYDPESETLTLNGEMAVTRGQLKNGGLGVVSDAIFDLGVSLSSFNLDDSEVALLQAVILLSSDRPGLTSVERIERCQEEFLLAFEHYINYRKHKVAHFWPKLLMKVTDLRMIGTCHASRFLHMKVECPTELFPPLFLEVFED
- the thrb gene encoding thyroid hormone receptor beta isoform X2, whose protein sequence is MNYCIPDMYEMPHTGVGSYSVQGGGEYCMYSDEGSGYGNCEPQPLHHPPCMEQAWSPSQHYSCSYAAGPSVFKSEFCSMEVPLSHFHQPEYFPEIKPEFSHLRWMQSAHRKGYIPSYLDKDELCVVCGDKATGYHYRCITCEGCKGFFRRTIQKNLNPTYACKYEGKCVIDKVTRNQCQECRFKKCIAVGMATDLVLDDSKRLAKRKLIEENRERRRREELQKTAWDRLEPTQEEWDLIRMVTEAHMATNAQGNHWKQKRKFLSAAGVKEAKPEDIGQASTDNAPEGSKVDIEAFSQFTKIITPAITRVVDFAKKLPMFCELPCEDQIILLKGCCMEIMSLRAAVRYDPESETLTLNGEMAVTRGQLKNGGLGVVSDAIFDLGVSLSSFNLDDSEVALLQAVILLSSDRPGLTSVERIERCQEEFLLAFEHYINYRKHKVAHFWPKLLMKVTDLRMIGTCHASRFLHMKVECPTELFPPLFLEVFED